The following are from one region of the Megachile rotundata isolate GNS110a chromosome 15, iyMegRotu1, whole genome shotgun sequence genome:
- the Gos28 gene encoding golgi SNAP receptor complex member Gos28 isoform X2: MANALGAVDWEDLRRQARHLENEIDAKLVAFSKLGVNTGTKLVNADEVPLLDEEHVFENMASEIEALLAKLFSINERMSELQPNGAAMLHTMQRHKDILKDYKLEFSKIRNNFAARRDREDLLGSVRKEIDNYKSVSGLNRREMYLKENQHIHNSDRLLNDQISIAMETRDHLMTQRQTFKRLQTRLNDISNRFPAVNSLLQRINLRKRRDSLILGLIIGFCTFLMLLYAFH; the protein is encoded by the exons ATGGCTAACGCATTAGGCGCAGTTGATTGGGAAG ATTTAAGACGACAAGCGAGGCATTTAGAAAATGAAATCGATGCAAAATTGGTAGCATTTAGCAAGCTTGGGGTCAATACCGGAACCAAGCTAGTTAATGCAGACGAAGTGCCACTTTTGGACGAAGAGCATGTCTTTGAAAATATGGCTTCTGAAATAGAAGCATTGCTTGCCAAA TTATTCTCTATAAACGAAAGAATGAGCGAGTTACAACCAAATGGCGCCGCGATGCTGCATACTATGCAACGTCACAAAGATATACTGAAAGATTATAAACTGGAATTCAGTAAAATTAGGAATAATTTTGCGGCAAGAAGAGATAGAGAAGATCTATTAGGAAGCGTTCGCAAAGAAATCGa TAATTACAAAAGCGTAAGTGGACTTAATCGTCGGGAAATGTATTTAAAAGAGAACCAACACATTCACAA TTCGGATCGTTTACTCAATGATCAAATAAGCATAGCGATGGAAACTCGCGATCATCTGATGACTCAGAGACAGACATTCAAGCGTTTACAGACCAGACTAAACGATATCTCAAACCGATTTCCAGCAGTAAACAGTTTATTGCAAAGGATAAATCTGCGTAAAAGACGAGACTCTCTTATTCTTGGTCTCATCATTGgattttgcacatttcttaTGCTGCTATATGCTTTTCATTAA
- the Gos28 gene encoding golgi SNAP receptor complex member Gos28 isoform X1, translating to MVVCNETFKFILIGGDIYKLNLNLRRQARHLENEIDAKLVAFSKLGVNTGTKLVNADEVPLLDEEHVFENMASEIEALLAKLFSINERMSELQPNGAAMLHTMQRHKDILKDYKLEFSKIRNNFAARRDREDLLGSVRKEIDNYKSVSGLNRREMYLKENQHIHNSDRLLNDQISIAMETRDHLMTQRQTFKRLQTRLNDISNRFPAVNSLLQRINLRKRRDSLILGLIIGFCTFLMLLYAFH from the exons ATGGTTGTTTGTAACGAAAcgtttaaattcattttaattggCGGCGATATTTACAAGCTGAACTTAA ATTTAAGACGACAAGCGAGGCATTTAGAAAATGAAATCGATGCAAAATTGGTAGCATTTAGCAAGCTTGGGGTCAATACCGGAACCAAGCTAGTTAATGCAGACGAAGTGCCACTTTTGGACGAAGAGCATGTCTTTGAAAATATGGCTTCTGAAATAGAAGCATTGCTTGCCAAA TTATTCTCTATAAACGAAAGAATGAGCGAGTTACAACCAAATGGCGCCGCGATGCTGCATACTATGCAACGTCACAAAGATATACTGAAAGATTATAAACTGGAATTCAGTAAAATTAGGAATAATTTTGCGGCAAGAAGAGATAGAGAAGATCTATTAGGAAGCGTTCGCAAAGAAATCGa TAATTACAAAAGCGTAAGTGGACTTAATCGTCGGGAAATGTATTTAAAAGAGAACCAACACATTCACAA TTCGGATCGTTTACTCAATGATCAAATAAGCATAGCGATGGAAACTCGCGATCATCTGATGACTCAGAGACAGACATTCAAGCGTTTACAGACCAGACTAAACGATATCTCAAACCGATTTCCAGCAGTAAACAGTTTATTGCAAAGGATAAATCTGCGTAAAAGACGAGACTCTCTTATTCTTGGTCTCATCATTGgattttgcacatttcttaTGCTGCTATATGCTTTTCATTAA